Within Streptomyces sp. SS1-1, the genomic segment TTGACGTGAATGCGCGCCTTCGGGTTGGCGTTCTTCAGGTCGTGGATCAGCTGGGCGAGGTCCTCGATGGAGTAGATGTCGTGGTGCGGCGGCGGGGAGATGAGGCCCACGCCCGGCGTCGAGTGACGCGTCTTCGCGACCCACGGGTAGACCTTGTGGCCGGGCAGCTGGCCGCCCTCGCCGGGCTTGGCGCCCTGGGCCATCTTGATCTGGATGTCGTCGGCGTTGACCAGGTACTCGCTCGTCACACCGAAGCGGCCGGAGGCGACCTGCTTGATGGACGACCGGCGGGCCGGGTCGTACAGACGGTCCGGGTCCTCGCCGCCCTCACCGGTGTTGGACTTGCCGCCCAGCTGGTTCATGGCGATGGCGAGGGTCTCGTGCGCCTCCTTGGAGATGGAGCCGTACGACATGGCGCCGGTGGAGAAGCGCTTGACGATCTCGGAGACCGGCTCGACCTCCTCGACGGGGATCGAGGGGCGGTCCGACTTGAAGCCGAACAGGCCGCGCAGCGTCATCAGGCGCTCGGACTGCTCGTTCACGCGGGCCGTGTACTTCTTGAAGATGTCGTAGCGGCCGGTGCGCGTGGAGTGCTGGAGGCGGAAGACCGTCTCCGGGTCGAACAGGTGCGGCTCGCCCTCGCGGCGCCACTGGTACTCGCCGCCGATGTCCAGCGCGCGGTGCGCCGGGGCGATGCCGGAGGCCGGGTAGGCCTTGGCGTGCCGGGCGGCGACCTCCTTGGCGACGACGTCGATGCCGACGCCGCCGATCTTGCTGGTGGTGCCGTTGAAGTACTTCTCGACGAAGGCCTCCTCGAGACCGACGGCCTCGAAGACCTGGGCACCGCGGTAGGAGGCGACGGTGGAGATGCCCATCTTGGACATGACCTTGAGCACGCCCTTGCCGAGGGCGTAGATCAGGTTCCGGATGGCCTGCTCGGCCTCGATGCCGGGCAGGAAGGTGCCGGCGCGGACCAGGTCCTCGACGGACTCCATCGCCAGGTACGGGTTGACCGCGGCGGCGCCGTAGCCGATGAGCAGGGCGACGTGGTGGACCTCGCGGACGTCGCCGGCCTCGACCAGCAGGCCCACGTGGGTGCGCTGCTTGGTGCGGATGAGGTGGTGGTGGACGGCCGCGGTGAGCAGCAGCGACGGGATCGGCGCGTGCTCGGCGTCGGAGTGGCGGTCCGACAGGACGATCAGCCGGGCGCCGTTCTCGATGGCGGCGTCGGCCTCGGCGCAGATCTCCTCGATGCGCGCGGCGAGGGCGTCGCCGCCGCCGGAGACCCGGTACAGGCCGGAGAGCGTCGCGGCCTTGAAGCCGGGCATGTCGCCGTCGGCGTTGATGTGGATGAGCTTGGCCAGCTCGTCGTTGTCGATCACCGGGAAGGGCAGGGTGACCGAGCGACAGGAGGCGGCGGTCGGCTCCAGCAGGTTGCCCTGCGGGCCCAGCGAGGAGCGCAGCGAGGTGACGAGCTCCTCGCGGATGGCGTCCAGCGGCGGGTTGGTGACCTGCGCGAACAGCTGGGTGAAGTAGTCGAAGAGCAGCCGGGGGCGGTCGCTGAGCGCGGCGATCGGCGAGTCGGTGCCCATCGAGCCGATCGGCTCGGCGCCGGCCTTGGCCATCGGCGCGAGGATGATGCGCAGCTCTTCCTCGGTGTAGCCGAAGGTCTGCTGGCGGCGGGTGACCGAGGCGTGGGTGTGCACGATGTGCTCACGCTCGGGCAGGTCCGACAGCTCGATCTCGCCGGCCTCCAGCCACTCCGCGTACGGCTGCTCGCCGGCGAGGGACGCCTTGATCTCGTCGTCCTCGATGATGCGGTGCTCGGCGGTGTCGACGAGGAACATGCGGCCCGGCTGGAGGCGGCCCTTGCGGACGACCTTGGCGGGGTCGATGTCGAGGACGCCGACCTCGGAGCCGAGGACGACGAGGCCGTCGTCGGTGACCCAGTAGCGGCCGGGGCGCAGGCCGTTGCGGTCGAGGACCGCGCCGACCTGGGTGCCGTCGGTGAAGGTGACACAGGCGGGGCCGTCCCAGGGCTCCATCATCGTGGAGTGGAACTGGTAGAAGGCGCGGCGGGCCGGGTCCATGGAGTCGTGGTTCTCCCACGCCTCCGGGATCATCATCAGCACCGAGTGCGGCAGGGAGCGGCCGCCGAGGTGCAGCAGTTCCAGGACCTCGTCGAAGGAGGCGGAGTCGGAGGCGTCCGGGGTGCAGACCGGGAAGACGCGCTCCAGGCCCTTGTCGCCGAACAGGTCGGAGACGAGCTGCGACTCGCGGGCGCGCATCCAGTTGCGGTTGCCCTTGACGGTGTTGATCTCACCGTTGTGCGCGACGAAGCGGTAGGGGTGCGCGAGCGGCCACGACGGGAAGGTGTTCGTGGAGAAGCGCGAGTGGACGAGCGCGATCGCGGAGGCGAAGCGGCGGTCGGACAGGTCCGGGAAGAAGGGCTCGAGCTGGCCGGTGGTCAGCATGCCCTTGTAGACGATGGTGCGGGCCGACAGCGAGGGGAAGTACACCCCGGCCTCGCGCTCGGCGCGCTTGCGCAGGACGAACGCCTTGCGGTCGAGCGCGATGTCCGTGGAGGTGCCGTCCGCGACGAAGATCTGGCGGAACGCCGGCATCGTCGAGCGGGCGGTGGCGCCGAGCAGGCCGGGGGCGACCGGGACCTCGCGCCAGCCGAGGACGTCGAGGCCCTCTTCGGCGGCGATCGTCTCGATGCGCGCGACGGCGTCCTCGGTGCCGTCCTCCGGCAGGAAGGCGATGCCGACGGCGTAGGCGCCGGCCTCGGGGAGCTCGAACCCGGCGACCTCGCGCAGGAAGGCGTCCGGCACCTGGGAGAGGATGCCGGCGCCGTCTCCCGAGTCGGGCTCGGAGCCGGTGGCGCCGCGGTGCTCGAGATTGCGCAGAACGGTCAGCGCCTGCTCGACCAGCGTGTGGCTCGCCTCTCCGGTGAGGGTGGCCACGAAGCCGACACCGCAGGCGTCGTGCTCGTCGCGGGGGTCGTACATACCCTGCGCAGCAGGGCGAGCATCCATGAACGACCAGTTCTGGCCATTCGCGGAGTGCTGGGACGGCTGGCGCGGCGTACGCATCGGCTCTCCCGTCGTCGTCATGTGTCTGGGGGTCCCCCGGGAACAAGGCCGGGAGCAGGTGCAAGGGACGACGTTGGCCCTCTGCGTGATCGCAAAATTTCGTGCAGGTTACATGATGGAACGACTCTCGGGAACCGGGATACTCCGTTCCATCATGCGGACACCACGGCCTGCGGCAGGGGTCCCGCGCACGTGGCTCGAAGTATGTGGTGGACCGCACGAGGCAGGTCCATGCCCGACGGTCCTCAGGGAGGCGGAAGGGGCGTCGTCGCCCACCCCGCGCGTGCACCCCAGGCGTCATTGCCCACAGTGCTTACGGCTCATGCCCGGTGGTCATGCCCCCGAAACCCGCGAGTAACGGAAACTTATGCGGTCCCTCGCATACGTTCCAGCCGCGCTATCCTACGGCCGTTCCGAAGAAACTGCCCAGGGCGTACGTCACACCGGCCGCCGCGCCACCCAGGGCGAGCTGCCGCAGACCGCTGTACCACCAGCTGCGCGCCGTGACCTTGGCGACGACCGCGCCGCACAGGAACAGCCCGAAGAGCGCGACCAGCACCGCCGGCCACAGCGTGGTGGCGCCGAGCAGGTACGGCAGGACCGGCAGCAGGGCGCCGAGGGCGAAGGACCCGAACGACGACACGGCCGCGACCAGCGGCGAGGGCAGGTCGCCCGGGTCGATGCCGAGCTCCTCGCGGGCGTGTATCTCCAGGGCCACCTCGGGGTCGCGGGAGAGCTGCTCGGCGACGGCGCGCGCGAGGTCCGCGTCCACACCCCGGGCCTCGTAGAGGGCCGCCAGCTCGGCCTCCTCGTCCTTGGGGTGCTTGGTCAGCTCGCGCCGCTCGACGGCCAGTTCGGCCTCGACGAGCTCGCGCTGCGAGGCGACCGAGGTGTACTCGCCGGCCGCCATGGAGAAGGCGCCGGCGGCGAGGCCCGCGAGGCCGCTGAGCACGACGGTCTGGTGGCTGACCGCACCGCCGGCGACACCGGTCATGAGGGCGAGGTTGGAGACCAGGCCGTCCATCGCGCCGAAGACCGCGGGGCGCAGCCAGCCGCCGTTCACATCGCGGTGGGTGTGGTTGTCGCGGTGCGCCTCGTGCAGCGCGGCCTCGGTGTCGATGATGGCCATGAAGTTCCCCCCGGAGGAAGTCAGGTAAGGCTGTCTTTAGACGCGTTCTACTCTTCGACAACGCCAAATCTACGCTTCCGCATTCCCTCCCGCCAGCAAGGAAAGGCTGGGCTAACCTGCGGTTTTCCCTGGAAACCCGCCACACGGCCGGGGCCTCGGAGGACAGCTCGACCGGGTGACAGTGGCCCCGGTGAGGCTCAGGTCAACCGCCGACGGTGGGACACATCCGCAAAGGGCTCCGCGCCCTGGCGGAACCCCCGGAGGAGAGGCCGCGTATGGCATCGATCGCCCGCATCCCCCCGGTTCCGGCGCCCGGTGACGCCGGAGAACTCCGCGAGCGGGCCCGCGGCGCCCTGCTGGGCCTGGCGGTCGGCGACGCGCTGGGCGCTCCCGCCGAGAACCTGAAGCCCTCGGAGATCCGTGCCCGGTGGGGCCGGATCACCGGGTTCGTGGCCGAGCGCCCCTGCGGCACCGACGACACCGAGTACGCGATCTTCTCGGGGCTGCTGCTCGCCCGGCACGGCTCGGCCCTCACCCCGGCCCATGTCGAGGCGGCCTGGCACGAGTGGATCGCCGGCCGCGCCGAAGGACCGTTCCGGGGCGCCGGGTTCAGCGAGCGGGGCACGCTGGAGAACCTGCGCCGCGGTCTCGCCGCCCCCATCTCCGCCCAGCACCGGCACGCCTGGAGCGACGGGCTGGCGATGCGGGCGGCGCCCTTCGGGGTGTTCGCGGCGGGCCGCCCGGCGGAGGCGGCCCGGCTGGTCGCCATCGACGGCTCGGTGAGCCACGACGGCGAGGGCATCTACGGCGGCCAGGCCGTGGCCGCCGGAGTGGCCGCGGCGATGGCGGGGGCGCCGACCCCGGTGGTGGTGGCCTCGGCGCTGGCCGTGGTCCCGGACGACTCCTGGACGGCCCGCTCCCTGCGCCGGGCCGCCGCGGTCGCCCACGAGGGGGAGCGCGCGGTGCGCTCCGCGGTGGTGATCGGCGGCTACCCGTGGACCGACCTCGCCCCCGAGGCGGTCGCCCTGGCCTTCGGGGCGTACGCGGCGGCCGACGGCGACTTCGTCCAGGCGGTCCTGACGGCGGTGAACATGGGCCGCGACGCCGACACGACGGCCGCGGTCGCGGGCGCGCTGGCCGGGGCGACGCGGGGCGAGGGGGCGATCCCCCCGGACTGGGCGGCCGCGATCGCCCCGGCCCGCGGCAGCTGCCTGCCGTCGATGGCGGGCCACCACGTCCTGGACGTGGCGGAACTGCTGATCCCCGGCGACGACCGCAAATGGATCACCGGAGCCCTCACCCCCACCAAGGAGCCCCTCGGATGACTCCCCCGACCCCCTGGTCCGACCCCACCCCCGCGGACACATCCCCACCCACAGCGGCTCCGGCGATCCTCCCGCCACCGGACACCCCGGCCTCCCCCGACGACGACCCCACCGGAACGGCCCCACCCACCCCCACCCTCCTCCTCCCACCCCCCGAACCCGCAGCCGCCGACGAGCACGCCCCGCCGGGGCCACCTGCACCCGACCACGAAAGCCGCACACCCACCCCCGCCCTCCTCCTCCCACCCCCCGAGCCCGCAGCCGCCGACGACGAGCACGCCCGGCCGGGGCCACCCGCACCCGACCACGAAAGCCGCACGGGTGGTGCGGGTGGGAAGCTCCCGGCCGAAGGCGAAGCCGAGGCCGTACTCGCCCCCGCGCCGGCGCAGCATCCTCGTGCGGGTGGGAAGCTCCGGGCCGAAGGCGAAGCCGAGGCCGTCCCCACCCACCGGCCGGCGCAGCCGACAGCGCACCGCGTCAGAGGGCTCCTCCTCGGCCTGGCCGCAGGCGACGCCGCCGGATGGCCCGCCGCCCGGCACCGCGCCGCCCGGATGCCGGACTGGACCCGCCGTCTGACCCGCGAACTGGAGACGTTCGCCGAGCAGAACGCCACCACCACCCTCCCCGTGCCGATCGCCCTCAACCAGCCCCCCGAACCCCTCCGCCTCGGCCCCTCCGACGACGCCGAGTGGGCGGCCTTCACCGCCGAGGCCCTGCTGCGGGCCGGCGACGACACCGCCCTCGGCGACCTCAGCCGCGACCGCCGCGTACGCGCCGCGATCGACCTCACCTGGAACGCCGTCGCCGGCGAGGTCGCCGCCGCCGCCGACCGCGCCCCGGAAGTCGAGTCGGCGGTCCTCCCCCTGCGCGCCCGCATCTCCGTCCGCGCGGGCCTCGGCAACCTCGCCACCGGCCTGCGCCCGCCCGCCACCGGCCACGACAACCCGCACTTCTTCGACGACGCGGCCTGCGTCCGGGCGTGCGTCCTGGCCGTCGCCCACCCCGGCGACCCCGCCCGCGCCGCCGACCTCGCCGAGTTCGACGCCCGGTACACCCAGGACGGCGACGGCGTCCTCGGCGCGCGGGCGATGGCGGCGGCCGTATCGCTCGCCCTCACCGGCACGCCCACCGGCGCCTGCGTGGCGGCGGCGCTCACCGAGCTGCCCGCCGGGACGGAGATCGGCCGCAACGCCCGGCACGCCGTGGACCTCGCCCACGCCGCCGCCGGCGCCTTCGCCCTGGTCCCCCTCCTGGAGCACCAGATCGTCGACCACGTCTACAGCTACGGCGTCGCCGCCGCCGAGACCGTGCCGGTCGCCCTCGCCCTGACCCTCGCCGCGGGCGGCCGTATCGCCGAGGCGGTCCCGGCCGCCGCCTGTCTGTCCCGGGTGGCCGACTCGGCCCCGGCCCTGGCCGGCGCCCTGACCGGCGCCCTGGGCGGCGACGCCTGCGTCCCGGCCGCCTGGCGGGACACCTGCCGCACCCTGTCCGGCTGTGCGCTCCCCCGGCTCACCGGCACCGACCTGGTGGAACTCGCCGACCTCCTGGAAGCCGCACAACCGCACCCACCAGGAGGATGATTCCGGCATGACGCCCAAAGCAGATGAAAGCAGTGGTCCGCGTCTCGACGAACGGATCACCGGCGCCCTGGTGGGCGCGGCGGTCGGCGACGCCCTCGGCGGCCCGGTGGAGGGCTACTCCCCCGACCAGATCCTGGAGCGCCACGGCGGCCGCGTCCACGGCGTCGTCGGCCCCTGGAACGGCGACGACTGGCGCACGGCACGCCCCATCGCGCCGTACCACAAGGGCGACGGGCACGTCACCGACGACACCTTGATGACGCACGCCCTGGTCCGCGTCTACGCGGCCGTCCGTGACCACCTCGACGCGTACGCGATCGCCGGCCACCTGGTCCCGGACCTGATGACCACCCCGCGCTGGATCCCGGAGCTGGAGGCGGAGGCGCTTCCCCTGCACCGGATCTTCCTCGCGGAGAAGTGGCTGGTGGCCCGCCTGCACTACGGGCACGTGGACCCCCGCGAGGCCGGCGTCGGCAACATCGTGAACTGCGGCGCCGCGATGTACATGGCCCCGGTCGGCCTGGTGAACGCGGCCGACCCACGGGCCGCGTACGCCGAGGCCCTGGACGTCGCGGGCGCGCACCAGTCGTCGTACGGACGGGAGGCGGCCGGCGTCTTCGCGGCGGCGGTCGCGGCGGCCTGCGTCCCGGGCGCCACCCCGGAGTCCGTCGTCGACAC encodes:
- a CDS encoding ADP-ribosylglycohydrolase family protein encodes the protein MTPKADESSGPRLDERITGALVGAAVGDALGGPVEGYSPDQILERHGGRVHGVVGPWNGDDWRTARPIAPYHKGDGHVTDDTLMTHALVRVYAAVRDHLDAYAIAGHLVPDLMTTPRWIPELEAEALPLHRIFLAEKWLVARLHYGHVDPREAGVGNIVNCGAAMYMAPVGLVNAADPRAAYAEALDVAGAHQSSYGREAAGVFAAAVAAACVPGATPESVVDTCLALAKDGTREAIEKCCETAAAHRDVESALVPLREAVAPYDTVGPDYRRPSLGARRPSRLHAIEELPIALAMVLIAGGDHRRAVLGAVNYGRDCDSIATMAGAVTGALGSPVPDEWAKTVAEASRLDLWEPARVLTDVAREVHARDLARRRAHEAAFRVLEGRPCSD
- a CDS encoding VIT1/CCC1 transporter family protein codes for the protein MAIIDTEAALHEAHRDNHTHRDVNGGWLRPAVFGAMDGLVSNLALMTGVAGGAVSHQTVVLSGLAGLAAGAFSMAAGEYTSVASQRELVEAELAVERRELTKHPKDEEAELAALYEARGVDADLARAVAEQLSRDPEVALEIHAREELGIDPGDLPSPLVAAVSSFGSFALGALLPVLPYLLGATTLWPAVLVALFGLFLCGAVVAKVTARSWWYSGLRQLALGGAAAGVTYALGSFFGTAVG
- a CDS encoding ADP-ribosylglycohydrolase family protein, yielding MASIARIPPVPAPGDAGELRERARGALLGLAVGDALGAPAENLKPSEIRARWGRITGFVAERPCGTDDTEYAIFSGLLLARHGSALTPAHVEAAWHEWIAGRAEGPFRGAGFSERGTLENLRRGLAAPISAQHRHAWSDGLAMRAAPFGVFAAGRPAEAARLVAIDGSVSHDGEGIYGGQAVAAGVAAAMAGAPTPVVVASALAVVPDDSWTARSLRRAAAVAHEGERAVRSAVVIGGYPWTDLAPEAVALAFGAYAAADGDFVQAVLTAVNMGRDADTTAAVAGALAGATRGEGAIPPDWAAAIAPARGSCLPSMAGHHVLDVAELLIPGDDRKWITGALTPTKEPLG
- the gltB gene encoding glutamate synthase large subunit → MRTPRQPSQHSANGQNWSFMDARPAAQGMYDPRDEHDACGVGFVATLTGEASHTLVEQALTVLRNLEHRGATGSEPDSGDGAGILSQVPDAFLREVAGFELPEAGAYAVGIAFLPEDGTEDAVARIETIAAEEGLDVLGWREVPVAPGLLGATARSTMPAFRQIFVADGTSTDIALDRKAFVLRKRAEREAGVYFPSLSARTIVYKGMLTTGQLEPFFPDLSDRRFASAIALVHSRFSTNTFPSWPLAHPYRFVAHNGEINTVKGNRNWMRARESQLVSDLFGDKGLERVFPVCTPDASDSASFDEVLELLHLGGRSLPHSVLMMIPEAWENHDSMDPARRAFYQFHSTMMEPWDGPACVTFTDGTQVGAVLDRNGLRPGRYWVTDDGLVVLGSEVGVLDIDPAKVVRKGRLQPGRMFLVDTAEHRIIEDDEIKASLAGEQPYAEWLEAGEIELSDLPEREHIVHTHASVTRRQQTFGYTEEELRIILAPMAKAGAEPIGSMGTDSPIAALSDRPRLLFDYFTQLFAQVTNPPLDAIREELVTSLRSSLGPQGNLLEPTAASCRSVTLPFPVIDNDELAKLIHINADGDMPGFKAATLSGLYRVSGGGDALAARIEEICAEADAAIENGARLIVLSDRHSDAEHAPIPSLLLTAAVHHHLIRTKQRTHVGLLVEAGDVREVHHVALLIGYGAAAVNPYLAMESVEDLVRAGTFLPGIEAEQAIRNLIYALGKGVLKVMSKMGISTVASYRGAQVFEAVGLEEAFVEKYFNGTTSKIGGVGIDVVAKEVAARHAKAYPASGIAPAHRALDIGGEYQWRREGEPHLFDPETVFRLQHSTRTGRYDIFKKYTARVNEQSERLMTLRGLFGFKSDRPSIPVEEVEPVSEIVKRFSTGAMSYGSISKEAHETLAIAMNQLGGKSNTGEGGEDPDRLYDPARRSSIKQVASGRFGVTSEYLVNADDIQIKMAQGAKPGEGGQLPGHKVYPWVAKTRHSTPGVGLISPPPHHDIYSIEDLAQLIHDLKNANPKARIHVKLVSEVGVGTVAAGVSKAHADVVLISGHDGGTGASPLTSLKHAGGPWELGLAETQQTLLLNGLRDRIVVQTDGQLKTGRDVVIAALLGAEEFGFATAPLVVSGCVMMRVCHLDTCPVGIATQNPVLRDRFSGKAEYIVNFFRYIAEEVRELLAELGFRSIEEAVGHAEALDVTRAVDHWKAQGLDLEPLFHVPDLPAGAVRHQLVEQDHGLEKALDNELIKLAADALAAESANDAQPVRAQVKVRNINRTVGTMLGHEVTKKFGGAGLPDDTIDITFTGSAGQSFGAFLPRGVTLRLEGDANDYVGKGLSGGRIVVRPDRAADHLAEFSTIAGNTIAYGATGGELFLRGRTGERFCVRNSGALVVSEGVGDHGCEYMTGGHAVVLGETGRNFAAGMSGGVAYVIDLDRDNVNAGNVGAVEALDDADKQWLHDVVRRHQEETGSTVAEKLLAEWDTAVDRFSKIIPSTYKAVLAAKDAAERAGLTETEITEKMMEAATNG
- a CDS encoding ADP-ribosylglycohydrolase family protein, which gives rise to MTPPTPWSDPTPADTSPPTAAPAILPPPDTPASPDDDPTGTAPPTPTLLLPPPEPAAADEHAPPGPPAPDHESRTPTPALLLPPPEPAAADDEHARPGPPAPDHESRTGGAGGKLPAEGEAEAVLAPAPAQHPRAGGKLRAEGEAEAVPTHRPAQPTAHRVRGLLLGLAAGDAAGWPAARHRAARMPDWTRRLTRELETFAEQNATTTLPVPIALNQPPEPLRLGPSDDAEWAAFTAEALLRAGDDTALGDLSRDRRVRAAIDLTWNAVAGEVAAAADRAPEVESAVLPLRARISVRAGLGNLATGLRPPATGHDNPHFFDDAACVRACVLAVAHPGDPARAADLAEFDARYTQDGDGVLGARAMAAAVSLALTGTPTGACVAAALTELPAGTEIGRNARHAVDLAHAAAGAFALVPLLEHQIVDHVYSYGVAAAETVPVALALTLAAGGRIAEAVPAAACLSRVADSAPALAGALTGALGGDACVPAAWRDTCRTLSGCALPRLTGTDLVELADLLEAAQPHPPGG